In Tiliqua scincoides isolate rTilSci1 chromosome 1, rTilSci1.hap2, whole genome shotgun sequence, the following are encoded in one genomic region:
- the C1H11orf96 gene encoding uncharacterized protein C11orf96 homolog codes for MATAAAKPAELLAGICSSYQAVMPHFVCLAEEFPQPMRPVKLPKGRLRRPRQSRFKTQPVTFDEIQEVEEEGVSPVEEEKAKKSFLQSLECLRRSTQNLSLQQRDRLAGCGRLRNSLDSSDSDSAL; via the coding sequence ATGGCGACGGCGGCAGCCAAGCCGGCCGAGCTGCTGGCGGGCATCTGCTCGAGCTACCAGGCGGTGATGCCGCACTTCGTGTGCCTGGCCGAGGAGTTCCCGCAGCCCATGCGGCCGGTCAAGCTGCCCAAGGGCCGGCTGCGCAGACCCCGCCAGTCGCGCTTCAAGACGCAGCCGGTGACCTTCGACGAGatccaggaggtggaggaggagggcgtcTCGCccgtggaggaggagaaggctaaGAAGTCCTTCCTGCAGTCCCTCGAGTGCCTTCGCAGGAGCACCCAGAACCTCAGCCTGCAGCAGCGGGACCGCCTCGCCGGCTGCGGCCGCCTCCGCAACAGCCTGGACTCCAGCGACTCCGACTCGGCCCTCTGA